In the genome of Syntrophus gentianae, one region contains:
- a CDS encoding SDR family NAD(P)-dependent oxidoreductase, whose product MQFGNKVVFITGGTKGLGRAMAEAFLAEGAAVAVNGRNPDATAKFAEEFKGQRILVYNNDITNFEEMEQTATEVVNSWGKVDILINNASIVNPLVPAEKIKKDDFDKVIDINLKGTFYATQAFGKKMITQKSGRIINIASQVALFGEKGFLPYAISKAGLIAMARGLSYEWSKYGVTICTLAPGFIKGGMNEGLIKKEAFVNFLSGKTPIGRMGTVDEVVGTVLFLASDMAHYINGETIVMDGGMTGYTQEGLLDFFSKPRT is encoded by the coding sequence ATGCAATTTGGAAACAAGGTGGTCTTTATCACAGGTGGAACAAAGGGCCTTGGGCGGGCAATGGCGGAAGCTTTTCTCGCAGAAGGTGCAGCTGTTGCAGTGAACGGGCGAAATCCTGATGCAACCGCAAAATTCGCAGAAGAATTCAAGGGGCAACGAATTCTTGTCTACAATAACGATATTACAAACTTTGAAGAAATGGAACAAACAGCAACCGAGGTGGTCAATTCATGGGGCAAGGTAGATATCCTCATTAATAATGCCAGTATCGTCAACCCTCTTGTCCCGGCAGAAAAGATAAAGAAAGATGATTTTGACAAGGTCATCGATATAAACTTGAAAGGGACGTTCTATGCGACACAAGCCTTCGGAAAAAAAATGATCACGCAAAAATCTGGTCGGATTATCAATATTGCTTCACAGGTTGCCCTGTTCGGAGAAAAAGGCTTCCTCCCCTATGCAATCAGCAAGGCTGGCCTTATTGCCATGGCGCGGGGTCTTTCCTACGAGTGGTCAAAATACGGCGTGACCATTTGTACTCTGGCGCCTGGTTTCATCAAAGGCGGAATGAACGAAGGTCTTATCAAAAAAGAGGCTTTCGTTAATTTTCTGTCCGGGAAAACCCCTATAGGCAGAATGGGAACTGTTGATGAAGTCGTTGGGACCGTCCTTTTTCTTGCCTCTGATATGGCACATTATATTAATGGTGAAACGATCGTTATGGATGGCGGCATGACTGGCTATACCCAGGAAGGTCTCCTCGATTTCTTCAGCAAGCCAAGAACATAA